The Coregonus clupeaformis isolate EN_2021a chromosome 27, ASM2061545v1, whole genome shotgun sequence genomic sequence agaagtttacatacactaagttgactgtgcctttaaacagcttggaaaattccagaaaattatgtaatggctttagaagcttctgataggctaattgacatcattttagtcaattggaggtgtacctgtggatgtatttcaaggccaaccttcaaactcagtgcctctttgcttgacatcatgggaaaatcaaaataaatcagccaagacctcagaaaaaaattgtagctctccacaagtctggttcatccttgggagcaatttccaaacgcctgaaggtaccacgttcatctgtacaaacaatagtacgcaagtataaacaccatgggaccgctcaggaaggagatgcgttctgtctcctagagatgaacgtactttggtgcgaaaagtgcaaatcaatcccagaacaacagcaaaggaccttgtgaagatgctggaggaaacaggtacaaaattatctatatccacagtaaaacaagtcctatattgacataacctgaaaggccgctcagcaaggaagaagccactgctccaaaaccgccataaaaaagctagaccacagtttgcaactgcacatggggaaaaaggtcgtactttttggagaaatgtcctctggtctgatgaaacaaaaatagaactgtttggccataatgaccatcgttatatttggaggaaaaagggggaacgcttgcaagctgaagaacaccatcccaaccgtgaagcataggggtggtagcatcatgctgtgggggtgctttgctcaggagggactggtgcacttcacaaaatagatggcatcatgaggaagaaatattatgtatatgtgtatgtaatcttctgacccattgggaatgcgatgaaagaaataaaagctgaaataaatcattctctctactattattctgacatttcacattcttaaaataaagtggtgatcctaactgacctaaaacagggaattttgattaggattaaatgtcaggaattgtgaaaaactgagtttaaatgtatttggctaaggtgtatgtaaacttccgatttcaactgtaattctgatatcatggatggtcagtccttgcatccatagctctgtctatgaatttgagagtggttttagcctacatttctccagccccatccctcagctttttacccaAACAGAGGTGGCTGGTAGCTTTCttttgcagattgccccttttaacTATTGTTCAATATTTTTACAGCTCAAACATGGTCATATAAATaaaatctcattctagttctgtgatcATGGTCTTCTTCACTCTGGTTGTAAAGTTCGCTAGTGTAACAAAAAACCGTCAAACAGCtgcaaccatagaaatagaatgaatagaacggactTGGAagttggaacctctaaccctggcaatttgactggtaaactcatgggtacactcacaatggctgcctggtgtgatgcaataatttccatggtaatgtagaatgatatggctcatgcaatggaatgtattttttgtaatgtcagttgagttgaaacaacaaatcacagcacatcattattgatgggtacacttccgTCTTTtatttcctgcttttacttcctgctttggtACTAGGTCGAAAAAATACAGGTTAAGACAACATCATTCTATGCGGCGGTGTTAGAAAATAAACGCATTCATTGGACCAGCGTTGCTGATTCTACAGGATTAGCATTGAAAACGTGACCAGTGGTCGGGAAATCAAGTAATAAAGTGGCTGTAGATCATTTGAAAAACGTTGAAATGAatagaatgacagtaaaacaatTAAAATATGTGCTTGCTGAGTAGTTAGCTGAAATTCACTAtgattgtgttaatgatggcaaACTTATTACTGCCAACATTCACTTCCAGTCATATTCACTTCTGCATGAGTACACTCacaatggccgccagtccacccattatgatTGTGACTAGAGGGTGAACAGCTACGAACGGatgtgacttttcgtagcaggttaggagaacattttagctaacccttttcctaaccgtAACCTCattttcctaacctgctacgttaattatactaacctgctgcgtaagatCTCCAAACCTGCGAGGAAAAATTCACTTCCGGTGGTAGCTGTATTCCACCTAGTCAGAATcgcccattatgccatcattgacttgaatggggatgcccgttctattcattctatttctatggctgcAACCATCGATATCCTATGAAATTACATATTATGTATTATAATTCTTAATTCTGTGGCTGCAACAATGTAACTTCTTTGCTTGGAATGATGTCAGGATGTCGTTTGTTTACAGTTGCTATGGTTACACTTCCGACAACAGAATCGTAAATAGTAGTGGTACATTTAGCCagcaagcaagctagctagctcaatTATCTTGTTTTCACAAGATAAATTATACATTTTACACTGCTAACTAGTAATGCAAATATAATGACTGATTTGGATGCTTCTGTTGAACAAAAATCGATTGGAAAATGTTTGCTGGATAACTGGGTAGAGGAGGTGAGTtagcttagctaacgttagctaggtagaTAGTTAGCTAGTTGGCAAAGGTTGCCGCTggtagttctctctctgtgtgtgtgtgtgtgggagagagagagagatgttagagGTTGGCCTACCTCTAAGTACAGGTATGAGGGCTTGCATGTTCTCCCTCCTGTTTTCGCAGAGTTAGCTATGAATGTGTGCCATCATTAATAGGTCATTAGTACAAGTCACACCTCTAGCTAATTACAAATCATTGAATGCAACAATATGTTGTCACACAAGGCACAGTTTTGATTAATCTGTGGAATTACATTCATTCAGCGGGCCACTGCAGTCCTTGACAACGAGAGGCCCAGACCGCACATCCACAAAAATGGACATAAGGGGATTCTCACTATGGATCTGTCATCCAAAGTTCAAGGTGTCACCACAGTGAATGCTGCTTTCACCCATCCCAAAGGTCATGGGGTGAGACAAAGGGGTACGTACAGTATAAAAACATTGAACAGTTTATGTCAAGAAACATCTTCATCCAGCCTAACCTTGAATATATTTCTTCCTGGAATGAGTTTGAGATTCAGTGTTCAAACATTCTGTGACTTTTAATATTGTGCAAGCTGTTGAAAAGCATACATTAGTGATGTCTCACTGGCTGGCTTGATTCAAATTCACTCAAACCTTTTAGAGTtccgtataataataataataataacaataataataataataataataatttattacatttctatagcgcttttcataagaatctcaaagcgcttcaaaagcaaaaaacaaacaagcatTACATCCTCATGAGTAGCCTAACTATAGTTATgtcaaccaatagaggccaagtcttTGAGTATGTGTGTTACTCATCTTCTTAACTGTGATGTTTTCACAtcttaaatgggtttccatgtttTATTTGTTCAGGCCTCAGGGGAGAACTTTTGGAAAAATATCTAATCAAGAAAATAAGGTAGGCCTAATTTATAAAAGTTTAATTTCATAACAGTTATCATAATGTAACACATTGAAATAATTTTTTTAGGATGTGACTTGCTCGAGACGTGAAACGACACTGTTCAATCCATGTCTTGAGCAGAACTGGTAGGAGGAAAGTGATGTAATTTACAAGTCTTGGTTAGTTTTACAGTTCTATGAAAACTTTGTGCTTTTTGATTAGACTTTATGATCTGATTTAACGTTTATTTGAATTGTAATGTGGTTAATAGAATATATCCCCAACAATTTGGTTAACATCCCCAACAAGTGTTTTAGAAAAAGTCAAAGGGAGGTAAGACATGATTAAAACTGGGGGAGACAGTTTCTCATAGCCGCTGACCTGTGCCGTACAAAACCACACGGTCACTGAACTAGACTTTTACTGAATGCTCAAAGTTAAATGTGAAAAACCCCAACAAGACTAACTAGTTTGTTATGACAAAAAGAAGATACATTTGAATAAGTAGCATTAGTCATATTTGGAGAGTATGGTACTGTTGTTTTCCTTGTCGATCGACCTCCGTAGGGAAAAAGTATAAGTAAAtgtcaacatacagtgcattcagaaagtattcagaccccttgaccttttccacattttgttacattttgcacacctgtatttggggagtttctcccattcttctctgcagatcctctcaagctctgtcaggttggatggggagcattgctgcacagctattttcaggtctctccagagatgttcaatcgggttcaagtccgggctctggctaggccactcaaggacattcagagacttgtcccgaagcaactcctgcgttgtcttggctgcgtgcttagggtcgttgtcctgttggaaggtgaacctttgccccagtctgaggtcctggagcaggttttcatcaaggatactttgctccgttcatctgtccctcaatcctgactagtctcccagttcctgctgttgaaaaacatccccacagcatgatgctgccaccaccatgcttcaccgtagggatgttgccaggtttcctccagacctgacgcttggaattcaggccgaagagttaaatcttggtttcatcagaccagagaatattgttgctcatggtctgagagtcctttacgtgccttttggcaaactccaagcgggctgtcatgtgccttttactgaggagtggcttccgtctggccactcttccataaaggcctgattggtggagtgctgcagagatggttgtccttctggaaggttctcccatctccacagaggaactctggagctctgtcagagtgaccatcaggttcttggtcacctccctgaccaaggctctactcccccgattgctcagtttggccgggtggccagctctaagaagagtcttggtggttccaaacttcttccatttaagaatgatggccactgtgttcttggggaccttcaatgctgcagacattttttggtacccttccccagatctgtgcctcgacactatcctgtctcggagcgctacagacaattcctttggcttggtttttgctctgacatgcactgtcaactgtgggaccttatatagacaggtgtgtgcctttccaaatcatgtccaatcaattgaattcaccacaggtgggcttcaatcaagttgtagaaacatctcaaggatgatcaattgaaacaggatgcagctgagctcaatttcgagtctcatagcaaagggtctgaatacttatgtaaataaggtatttctgattttaattttgtatacatttgcacaaaaaaaaaaaaaaaggttttcactttgtcattatcgggtattgtgtgtagattgacaaggattttttttatttaatcaattttagaataaggctgtaaggtaacaaaatgtggaaaaagggatggagtctttccgaatgtactgtatcaACAGAATCTGCTCAATTTGAGAATTACATCTGGATCTGTGGACACTAATTATGAAGAGATAGGACAGGGAGTTTACACGACAACCTTTATGAATAATGTAGAATAACTGGAACAGTAGAACAATGTAATGCACATGGTAATGAATGTATTATGCGCGATaattgaaaatgtggaaaaacaatgtcagagCACCAGAGATTGATAAGAATATTGCTGTAGGTTCTCATTTTAATATGGTCATCCTCCTCTATCTCACAGTGAGCAGACACATGCAGAATTCAACCCAGAGCCTCCCAAAACAGAGTTCTGCTCCACCACCAAAGAGGACTACAAAGTCGAAGGCTTTCAGccttccctcccttcacctctAAAGGTCTACTTACTAGATCAATTATTTTCTATTAACATGATTACAAAATACTCCTCTTTGTGAGACACATTGTTTTGGGACTAGCTACATTTCCTGTCTCTTGTATATGTACTGTAAACTGACATTTCAGTATTCAActgaaacttcaacagacttaATTTCTAATGCATTCTTTGTTTGCTGTGATTAGGAGCATGACTACAAAAGCGATCAGGCAATTACTTTTTGGAGTGAGAATCATCAGCACATACAGGTTGGTCTAATTATTCCATTCCACCtccatttatactgaacaaaaatataaacgcaacatgcaacaatttcaaagatttgactgagctacaattcatataaggaaatcagtcaatttaaataaataaattaggccctaatatatttcacatgactgggaatacagatatgcatctgttggtcacagataccttaaaaaaaagagataggggcgtggatcagaaaactagtcagtatctggtgtgaccaacatttgcttcatgcagcgcgacacatctcctttgcatagttgatcaggctgttgattgtggcctgtggaatgttgtcccactcctgttcaatggctgtgcgtagttgctggatattggcgggaactggaacacactgtcgtacacgtcaatccagagcatcccaaacatgctcatggaagaactggaaaatgttcagcttccaggaattgtgtacaaatgGACCTTTTTATTTACCATATTAAGGTTAGAGGACCATAGCCTTATTCTTAGGTATTCTTAGGTTCATACTCTGTGTGACCCACTTACCCCTGCATTTAATCTCTGCTGCACAATCAGTCTTTTATTATCGCAATAAAACCATATAAATATTATTGTACACTTGGCCCTTGAATTGTAGTGTTTGATGGCTGTTGAAAATGTAAGATATCAACCAATGAAAATTATTTAGCATATGTTTGTCATTTTGGTGTCATATTTGATGACTATTTACAAGCCTCTGTTTTGAATTTGGTCTCAAGAAGCCCTTCAATAAGACATCTTATTAGATTCTGCCAATAGAGTTTAAAGAGCACAGCTGGTACAGGGTGTTGTCCAATTCTGAATGAGATGCTGCATCTCATCCACTTTTACCCAGTTCAGTTCATTTAAGCCTTGAAACGAGGCAGAAAATACTGTAAAAATAGCATACATGGGTTTCAATGTATAGTCTGATAGGACTCAGTCTACACCAGGGCCATATATTTAGAGAGGTAGGCCAACTTTTTGAATTATTTatattgttctaattctagacattcaattacatagcattgtttaaatattattcttgtaatgttaatggggagctaacaaggctgccatagaatgttgtagtgtcatgtaaatgcatcataatgcagaaaccgcattggcccaactctctaaatacatggctctggtcTACACGAAAGCTATTTAGAAACAAAAGCAAGAAAACACAACTTACAGTAGGTCCTGTACCATGTTTTTGCCATGTCTCAGGGTGTGACAGCGGTGAGTACCAGAAATACCCCATTCAAGAAGAATGCCACCTTCAGCACACCTATCAGTGAACACATGGATGATGAGCATATTCTGTACACACCTGAAAATTAACCTGTTATGAACATTGGACATGTCATGCATCTTATGAACAGTGGTATTAAATTATGTTTCCATGATGTTGTATAAGACTATTGcgctctttattttttacaaattatgTCTAGTCTCTGCACCGCATATGGTATAACTTTTATTGTTTATCAAGCATTTCCTCCACTGCAGTGGTTGCATAGCCAAGCAATTATGTAGAAACAGTCCAATAAAACATTAGTGAGAATACATTCTAAATGACCATTTCATTGAATGCCTTAATAATGCTTAAACATGTTCATATGATTTGTGTAAGTACTGCACATATGATTTAACACAACTAGACAGATGAAAGGTATTGGATTGTAACTATATCCCAGGGTTATTATCTCCTTGTTGAATTACAGTAGTTATCTTTTTATTCATACCAGGGCTTTGTATCAAGAAAAGTATCTCTGTTTGTTCATGCTGTTATTTTTGCTTGTAGGTTCTTTTTTCCAAGGTTTTTTTCCTCCACTTATGCAGTCTCATTTTGCAACCCCTAATTTCCAAAACTGAGCACTGCTGAACAACAGAAAACCACATTTTCCTCTTTCTCCTGCGCTGGGCAAAAATTGATCTGGCTATTGTCCTTGGACAAATTACAAAGCCATACATTTTCTGAGACGAGGAAAGTGTTTTTCCACCTTTAGGAAGAAGAGAGGCACACAGAAGCCTCCACCATACAGATGTCAGACATATTGATGTTCATGCAGCCTCCTTACATCAGAGAGCATGGCTCGATTCAAATACGTGTTCTGTCAATCAGAGGACAATTCTTCATGGtgttactctctcctctccctttcagCAGAGATTAGGAGGTAGCTATGGCAACAAGTAATTTTAGACTACATTTATGCAGCTTTTTCCCCAAACATTTAATTGCCGCATGGGATTAGAGGGGGAAACAATTGGTGTCTGAAACAGATGCCATTTAGCTACTTACTGCCAAGTGAAATATATTGCCTCCTaattcaaataaaatgtgatgtAGTAAATATTCCATTCTTGAGTAAACGTGACTACTCATTTTCCCCTTGATTAGATTAATAATGTCTGTCTTGATCTATCCATAAATGTATATTTGTTTAGGTTTATAAATAATATATTACAGGTCTTAAATCACTGTATTTCCCTGTGAAGGAATACTGCTCTGCTTAAAATGGACGTGGTGCTTTTGTCAGAGACCAATTGTGAACATACCTCAGTGCAAATTCCGCCGAAAGCTCACTTCTAAATTGTCTGTCCTCCCAAACAGCATCAAAAAATGCTAGTGAAATTATTCTCCCTCGCTTCAAAAGCATAAAACCAGGAGCCTTTGATGACTCAACAATAAGTAACATTTATCCTTAATTAATTCTACAGTAGAAGATCCAGTGATCAATCTATGGcaaataacaaaacaattgtCAATTTACAGTAATTTACACATCTGTACGCACACACATGTACAGAGTAGCACACTGTACACTCCCTGACAGGGAAACATAAGTGATGATAGACTTATGAGACACTGTTACTTGGTTGATAAGTGAATTGGAGCGGCTAAACAATTAGAGGTGTTAAGGGACCCACCACCTCACTTCATTGTGCGACTTGCTAACGGGCACATTGAGTGTGGCAGTAGAGCAGAGGGgagtgagtgggtgggtggtAATTAAGACTCAGGCAGTAGGGAAGCTGTTGCCCTGCAGAGATGAAGAGACACATGATGCACACTGCCATGCCACAGCTGATAATGGACTGGTGATGTCATTGCAGCTTAACACAACTGCATCCTGCACCCCCTGATAATGGCTGCTATTCTTGATACATTGTTGCTTTTGCTTTCAATTAGCTTCTTCTCACTCTGCATCTCTGACATGCAAACAGTTAATTGTAGGCGCTTCATGTGCAGTTTTTGACAATGTTGTAATGTGAAAAGGCAAGAGATTTTTCTCAATGGTGCATATGGTGGTGTTCTAACATTTAATTGAAGGTTTCTGATACTGGCAAACAATGCAAATACTAGGCTATGGATGATTGTATCATGGACCTTTGGTTAAATGAAGAAAAATGTTATGCTAATTAGCTTTACATACCTTGTCATTTATTTGTAAAATGCAATAGCCACTGTTGGTTTATAAACCTATTAAAGTGGTACGCTATAATTAGAATTTAGGCTCTCTAAGGTACCATAGCAATTTCAACAGATGGGCCATTCAAGATTCCCAACAGGTTATGCTGTGTGCATACAATTGGTTGGATTTCCCTTCAACTGAATAACATACACTTTAATTCTTAAAAAGACAAATCATTCAAGCAATAAATAAAGCAAGTTCTCTTACATTTTTAGAGGACGGCATAAGGAAACTTAATTCAGTCGGAGTTACATATAGGAGAAAATATTTGGGTAAGCATTATCAGGGGAATATGGCCCAGTTATAAAAGTTCTGATGTACGGCCAGAAAAAATTAGCTGTTTCCAAGGAATGTCCCCCTCATACCGTCAATCATGACACAAATCTGACATACTAAATCATAAAATATTTTCAGCAAAAGCACATTAACAATGCAGTGTGCACAGACCCACACAAGACTATGAAAACACACTAGGTTAAACATAAATAATATTGTCTGAACAATAATTTGTTGTATTTTACTCAGTTTATTGAACAAAATATCTTACAATATCTTggatatacatatatacatatatcatCTTGTACTGTATGACACCACTGTGGAACTAACCTCTGCATTGACATTGATCATTACACTGTGCCCCCATCCATTATGAACGCCGTATGGACATATTAATACATCATTGACTTccaaacacattatacaaattttGATATAGAAAGCACAAAAAATAAGAATTGATCATCATCGAGAAGTACTCACTCTCAGGACAGAAAGATTCTCCATACAAAACATCTTTACAACTTTTTGCAGTTACCGTACACAGGTATTAAACATACCATTAAACATCCCTTCTTTTCGTACTTTGGGAGGGAATCACCTTTAGGACTTATTCTAAAACAAATAAAGCAGTGGCTGGCTGTGCCACTGTGTAGCCTCCTCTGTGGTTGGCTCCAATGTGGGTACACGCTATCAGCAGCGCCACTCAGATAACGTACACATCAGTCTTCTCCCCCAGAAGCCAATAGGTTCTCATTTTGCCTTTGCCCTGGAAAAACACAGAAATCAATAGGCTCATCAATGGAGACGAGTGGGAGTGATGGATACACAAAAGGGTTGCTCTTCCTTAAAGGGTGACATTTGCAGGGCCTGTTAAAACTCATCTGACATCCCTAGAGAGTATACTACTCTACATAACCGGATTTGATGGTTCTCTTTCATTTTGACAGGAGAGTACGGCCATCTTTTTTTTACGACACTCGTAATCTGAGAGGCCCAGAGCTGCAAATCTACTGACATGCAATGCATTCTTCCACAAAGAGATAGAATAAACAGGATGGGAATCACAAGACCACATTTGACCATTCTTTCATATTCATTTAT encodes the following:
- the spag8 gene encoding sperm associated antigen 8; the encoded protein is MTDLDASVEQKSIGKCLLDNWVEERATAVLDNERPRPHIHKNGHKGILTMDLSSKVQGVTTVNAAFTHPKGHGVRQRGLRGELLEKYLIKKISEQTHAEFNPEPPKTEFCSTTKEDYKVEGFQPSLPSPLKEHDYKSDQAITFWSENHQHIQGVTAVSTRNTPFKKNATFSTPISEHMDDEHILYTPEN